A single window of Sulfuricaulis sp. DNA harbors:
- the nrdR gene encoding transcriptional regulator NrdR, giving the protein MRCPFCSADETRVVDSRLSDDGDSVRRRRECEVCGERFTTFERAELRLPQVIKSDGRREPFNEKKLNNGLARALEKRPVDTDAVEKIIGRIRHKLMASGEGEVPSRQIGEWVMDELKELDPVAYVRFASVYRSFDDLNAFRDEVQRLQNEPSAELRRKQLSLIPEPEPSVKPPAGNGRKPSGKKS; this is encoded by the coding sequence ATGCGCTGCCCGTTCTGTTCCGCCGATGAAACCCGCGTCGTGGATTCGCGCCTGTCCGATGATGGCGATTCCGTGCGCCGGCGGCGTGAGTGCGAAGTCTGCGGTGAACGTTTCACCACGTTTGAACGCGCCGAACTGCGTCTCCCGCAAGTGATCAAATCCGATGGGCGGCGTGAACCCTTCAATGAAAAGAAACTGAACAACGGCCTTGCGCGCGCGTTGGAAAAGCGCCCGGTGGATACCGATGCCGTTGAAAAGATCATTGGACGCATCCGCCACAAACTGATGGCGAGCGGCGAGGGCGAAGTGCCTTCGCGCCAAATCGGCGAGTGGGTCATGGATGAGCTGAAGGAGCTCGACCCGGTCGCGTACGTGCGATTCGCGTCCGTCTACCGCAGCTTCGATGATCTGAACGCTTTTCGCGACGAGGTGCAACGTCTGCAGAATGAGCCCAGCGCCGAGCTGCGACGCAAACAGCTGTCTCTGATCCCCGAACCGGAACCATCAGTTAAACCACCGGCTGGTAACGGTCGCAAGCCGTCCGGGAAAAAGTCATGA
- a CDS encoding peptidylprolyl isomerase has product MKVSSLISLIVIFFRCHGRGRAYWRITACAAIASALSSPLLTANTIVRMEINFGNTPAGNIDIELYDDQAPITVTNFLHYAGSGRYTTNGFIHRHATINSSSVSVIQGGGYEYYEYSQGISVVRHIQVDSPIRNEFSPLRSNVRGKIAMAKTANPDSATSEWFINYADNSAALDNPNNSGGFTVFGDVIAGMNVVDAITNLSVQPSNLWISPSQTMPFNELPVINSFDPASDLDLNNKLVMVNRIPNVASTRTDLGTMPTFTADVDMAFDPAFVGTATKDYALKLLSSFSSPQNQSVHFNNGIHTMKVSGVMGSAGRIVTLRDGASVRPTHYYAYGATPDNPTPHWYDFAFDGTTGAEILGDKILLHFVDGQRGDEDLTANSITHTGAQAVVTTTGSNQSAQSGGCSIATTPSKTPRGGDWVMVSLFLGMLALVRRRARRQFQRERVTNIASP; this is encoded by the coding sequence GTGAAAGTCTCGTCGTTAATTTCCCTGATCGTTATTTTCTTTCGTTGTCATGGGCGCGGCCGGGCGTATTGGAGAATCACGGCCTGTGCCGCCATTGCGTCGGCGCTCTCCTCGCCTCTACTTACAGCAAACACAATCGTGCGGATGGAGATCAATTTCGGCAATACTCCGGCCGGCAATATTGACATCGAGCTTTACGACGATCAGGCCCCAATAACTGTCACAAACTTTCTGCACTACGCTGGCAGTGGCCGTTACACGACCAACGGATTCATCCATCGCCACGCGACGATAAATTCCAGCAGCGTTTCGGTCATTCAGGGGGGTGGATACGAGTACTATGAGTATTCCCAGGGAATATCCGTCGTTCGCCATATTCAGGTGGACTCACCGATTAGAAATGAATTCTCTCCATTGCGGTCGAACGTCCGCGGCAAGATCGCAATGGCCAAAACAGCCAATCCCGATAGCGCCACCAGCGAATGGTTTATTAACTATGCTGATAACTCGGCAGCTCTCGACAACCCCAACAATAGCGGCGGATTCACTGTTTTCGGAGACGTAATCGCCGGGATGAATGTCGTCGATGCGATCACCAACTTGTCGGTACAGCCTTCAAATTTATGGATCTCTCCTAGTCAGACAATGCCATTCAACGAGTTGCCCGTCATCAATAGTTTCGACCCGGCATCAGACTTGGATTTAAACAACAAACTCGTGATGGTGAACCGCATCCCCAATGTCGCATCAACGCGCACGGATCTGGGAACCATGCCAACGTTTACGGCCGATGTTGATATGGCATTTGACCCTGCTTTTGTCGGGACTGCGACAAAAGACTACGCATTAAAATTGCTGTCGAGCTTCTCCTCTCCACAAAACCAATCCGTCCATTTCAACAATGGAATACATACCATGAAGGTGAGTGGTGTTATGGGCTCAGCGGGTCGTATCGTGACACTGCGTGACGGCGCCTCCGTGCGCCCGACCCACTATTACGCCTACGGCGCGACGCCGGATAATCCGACTCCACACTGGTACGACTTTGCGTTCGACGGCACAACCGGCGCCGAGATCCTGGGCGACAAGATTTTGCTGCATTTCGTGGACGGCCAACGCGGCGATGAAGACCTGACGGCTAACAGCATTACTCATACCGGCGCGCAGGCGGTGGTGACGACAACCGGCTCAAATCAGTCCGCCCAGTCGGGAGGCTGCTCCATCGCGACGACACCATCGAAAACGCCGCGCGGCGGAGATTGGGTTATGGTTTCCCTGTTTCTCGGCATGCTGGCGCTCGTCAGGAGACGCGCCCGCCGCCAATTTCAGCGCGAGCGCGTGACGAACATCGCGTCTCCGTAA
- the glyA gene encoding serine hydroxymethyltransferase → MFTKDMTIKGFDDELWTAIQNENRRQEDHIELIASENYASPRVLQAQGSQLTNKYAEGYPGKRYYGGCEYVDVAERLAIERAKQLFGAAYANVQPHSGSQANAAVYMALLNPGDHILGMSLAHGGHLTHGAKVNFSGKIYNAAQYGLNEKTGEIDYAQVERLAQEHKPKMIVAGFSAYSRVVDWQRFREIADKVGAYLFVDMAHVAGLVAAGIYPNPVSIADVTTSTTHKTLRGPRGGIILAKANPEIEKKLNSMIFPGTQGGPLMHVIAAKAVAFKEALEPGFKTYQQQVLNNSRAMAKVMIDRGYQVVSNGTDNHLFLVSFIDKGLTGKDVEAALGEAHITVNKNTVPNDPQSPFITSGMRIGTPAITTRGFGEKESRDLAGWICDILDRLGDVSVRAAVRAKAQEICRRFPVYESSSN, encoded by the coding sequence ATGTTCACCAAAGACATGACCATCAAGGGTTTTGACGATGAGCTGTGGACCGCCATCCAAAACGAGAACCGCCGTCAGGAAGACCACATCGAGCTGATCGCCTCCGAGAATTACGCCAGCCCTCGCGTGTTGCAGGCCCAAGGTTCGCAGCTTACCAATAAATACGCTGAGGGTTATCCCGGCAAGCGCTACTACGGCGGATGTGAATACGTGGACGTGGCCGAGCGCCTCGCCATCGAGCGCGCCAAGCAGTTGTTCGGCGCGGCCTACGCTAACGTGCAGCCGCACTCGGGTTCGCAGGCCAACGCCGCGGTGTACATGGCGCTTTTGAATCCGGGCGATCACATTCTTGGCATGAGTCTCGCGCACGGCGGGCATCTCACGCATGGGGCGAAGGTGAATTTCTCCGGAAAAATTTATAACGCGGCGCAGTATGGCCTGAATGAAAAAACCGGCGAGATCGATTATGCGCAGGTCGAGCGTCTGGCGCAGGAACATAAGCCAAAAATGATCGTAGCCGGTTTCTCCGCCTACTCGCGCGTGGTGGACTGGCAGCGATTCCGCGAAATCGCCGACAAGGTCGGCGCCTATCTGTTCGTGGACATGGCGCATGTGGCGGGACTGGTGGCGGCGGGCATTTATCCCAACCCGGTGTCGATCGCCGATGTCACCACGTCAACAACGCACAAGACCCTGCGCGGACCGCGCGGCGGCATCATTCTGGCCAAGGCCAATCCCGAGATCGAGAAAAAGCTGAACTCAATGATTTTTCCCGGCACGCAGGGCGGCCCGCTCATGCACGTCATCGCCGCCAAGGCCGTGGCCTTCAAGGAAGCGCTGGAACCGGGGTTCAAGACCTATCAGCAACAGGTGCTGAATAATTCGCGCGCCATGGCAAAAGTCATGATCGATCGCGGCTACCAGGTTGTTTCCAACGGCACCGACAATCACTTGTTCCTGGTGAGTTTCATCGACAAGGGTCTGACCGGGAAAGATGTCGAGGCGGCCCTGGGTGAGGCGCACATCACGGTGAACAAGAACACCGTTCCGAACGACCCGCAATCCCCGTTCATTACCAGCGGTATGCGCATCGGCACCCCGGCGATCACTACGCGCGGTTTTGGCGAGAAAGAGTCGCGCGATTTGGCCGGCTGGATTTGCGATATCCTCGACCGCCTGGGCGATGTCTCGGTGCGCGCCGCGGTACGGGCCAAGGCGCAGGAGATTTGCCGCAGATTTCCGGTTTATGAATCAAGTAGCAACTAG
- the queA gene encoding tRNA preQ1(34) S-adenosylmethionine ribosyltransferase-isomerase QueA, with amino-acid sequence MRKSDFNYSLPPELVAQYPASPRTSSRLLHLESASGVIRDLRFTDLPSLLQAGDLLVFNDTRVIPARLLGHKDSGGRIEVLIERLLDAHRALAQVRASKSPKPGQKLMLEGDVTAVVQSRDGEFYELTFDTDKPILDILDRIGHVPLPPYIGRADETADRERYQTVYARQRGAVAAPTAGLHFDEAMLSRLKEMGVDSAFVTLHVGAGTFQPLRVDDIREHRMHAEYLRVMPDVCDQINAAKNEGRRVVAVGTTVVRALETAARDGRVNTFENETDIFIYPGYRFQIVDALLTNFHLPESTLLMLVCAFGGTGNVMNAYSHAVEQKYRFYSYGDAMFVTRSR; translated from the coding sequence ATGCGTAAATCCGATTTTAATTATTCCCTGCCCCCGGAGTTGGTAGCGCAATATCCAGCGTCACCGCGCACATCCAGCCGCTTGTTGCATCTTGAAAGTGCCAGCGGCGTTATTCGCGATCTGCGTTTTACCGATCTGCCGAGTCTATTGCAAGCGGGAGATCTGCTTGTTTTCAATGACACGCGCGTGATTCCGGCGCGACTCCTTGGGCACAAGGACAGCGGCGGGCGCATTGAAGTGTTGATCGAGCGCCTGCTGGATGCGCATCGTGCGCTGGCCCAGGTGCGGGCCAGCAAATCGCCCAAGCCGGGACAGAAGTTAATGCTGGAAGGGGACGTAACGGCCGTGGTGCAAAGCCGTGACGGCGAGTTCTATGAACTTACATTTGATACGGATAAGCCAATCCTGGATATTCTGGATCGCATCGGTCATGTACCGCTGCCGCCCTACATCGGACGCGCGGATGAAACCGCCGACCGCGAGCGTTACCAGACGGTGTACGCACGCCAGCGTGGGGCGGTGGCGGCACCCACGGCCGGTCTGCATTTCGACGAGGCCATGCTCAGCCGGCTGAAGGAGATGGGCGTGGACAGCGCCTTCGTCACGCTGCACGTCGGCGCCGGCACGTTTCAGCCGTTGCGGGTTGACGATATCCGCGAGCATCGCATGCATGCGGAATATCTTCGAGTTATGCCTGATGTCTGCGATCAAATAAATGCCGCAAAAAATGAAGGTCGTCGCGTGGTGGCTGTTGGCACAACGGTGGTAAGGGCACTGGAAACGGCCGCACGGGACGGGCGCGTGAATACCTTTGAAAATGAAACTGATATTTTTATTTATCCCGGCTATCGCTTCCAGATTGTCGATGCGTTATTGACTAACTTTCATTTGCCGGAATCCACTTTGCTCATGCTGGTGTGCGCTTTCGGCGGAACGGGAAATGTGATGAATGCCTATTCTCATGCAGTAGAGCAGAAATACCGTTTCTACAGTTACGGAGACGCGATGTTCGTCACGCGCTCGCGCTGA
- the yajC gene encoding preprotein translocase subunit YajC: protein MFISEAWAEAPAAAAGASQGSPFMTLIMLGVLFAAFYFILIRPQAKRAKEHKAMITALAKGDEIVTGGGVLGKVTNLSDGYITVDIADGVEIKVQRQAVQTVLPKGTIKSV from the coding sequence ATCTTTATCTCTGAAGCTTGGGCCGAGGCCCCGGCCGCCGCCGCGGGCGCTTCGCAGGGCAGTCCTTTCATGACGCTGATCATGCTCGGTGTGCTGTTTGCGGCTTTTTATTTCATCCTGATTCGACCGCAGGCCAAGCGCGCCAAGGAGCACAAGGCCATGATCACCGCACTGGCCAAGGGTGACGAAATCGTCACCGGCGGCGGTGTGCTCGGGAAGGTCACGAATCTCAGCGATGGCTATATCACGGTGGACATCGCCGACGGCGTGGAGATCAAGGTACAACGCCAGGCGGTACAAACCGTTCTTCCCAAAGGCACGATCAAGTCGGTGTAA
- the secD gene encoding protein translocase subunit SecD has product MNKYPLWKYLLILVIVVIGFVYALPNIYGEYPAVQISPTRTTKVDQALLARVEGKLKQSNIAYTAAALDEQGARIRFVDTETQIHARDLIQNEVGDKYVVALNLLPATPAWLAVVNARPMYLGLDLRGGVHFLMQVDTAAVLKKAEENYTDDMRRILREKKVQYLTVNRLERGGIEIRFRDKAEREKGLEVVRKELLDLEFSEIERSGDFVISAQMKPTSVTEKNRFALEQNITSLQNRVNELGVAEPIIQQQGQDRIVVQLPGVQDTAKAKEILGRTATLEIMMVDEEHDLAGALSGQIPAGSKLYKMRDGRPILLKNRLIYSGDNIIDSAPGFDSQSSTPIVSITLDARGAAINQRVTGENVGKRMAVNYVEIKSDTKLDEQGRPVLDANGRPVRVTRRVEEVITAPVIRSQLGKRFQIEGLDSVQEANELSLLLRAGAFAAPVEIIEERTVGPSLGADNIAKGFQSIWVGFAAIALFMIVYYVVFGFISVAALAVNVVLLVALLSMLQATLTLPGMAAIALTVGMAIDANVLINERIREELRNGNTPQASIYAGYERAFGTIFDSNVTTLIAGLALFLFGSGAVRGFAVVLCLGIMTSMFSAVMVSRAMANLLYGGRRKLEKISIGNTAWKETSLAQG; this is encoded by the coding sequence ATGAATAAATATCCGCTCTGGAAATACCTCCTGATTCTCGTCATTGTCGTGATCGGCTTTGTTTATGCCTTGCCGAACATTTACGGCGAGTACCCCGCGGTCCAGATTTCTCCCACACGCACCACCAAGGTTGACCAGGCCCTGCTTGCGCGCGTCGAGGGAAAGCTCAAACAGTCGAATATCGCATACACCGCAGCGGCACTTGATGAGCAGGGCGCGCGGATCCGCTTTGTCGATACGGAGACCCAAATACACGCACGCGATCTGATCCAGAATGAGGTGGGCGATAAATATGTTGTGGCGCTCAATCTGTTGCCGGCAACACCGGCCTGGCTCGCGGTGGTCAATGCCAGGCCCATGTATCTTGGCCTCGATCTGCGTGGCGGCGTGCATTTTCTGATGCAAGTGGACACGGCGGCGGTGCTCAAGAAAGCCGAGGAAAATTACACCGACGACATGCGCCGCATCCTGCGCGAGAAAAAAGTGCAGTATCTGACGGTGAACCGGCTGGAGCGCGGCGGCATCGAGATCCGCTTCCGCGACAAGGCTGAACGTGAAAAGGGCCTGGAAGTGGTGCGCAAGGAACTGCTTGATCTTGAATTCAGCGAAATAGAGCGCAGCGGGGACTTCGTTATCAGCGCACAAATGAAGCCAACCTCGGTCACGGAAAAAAACCGCTTCGCGTTGGAACAGAATATTACCTCCCTGCAAAACCGCGTGAATGAACTCGGTGTGGCTGAGCCGATCATCCAGCAGCAGGGGCAGGATCGCATCGTGGTGCAGTTGCCCGGTGTGCAGGACACCGCGAAGGCCAAGGAAATCCTCGGGCGCACGGCAACCCTCGAAATCATGATGGTGGACGAGGAGCATGACTTGGCGGGTGCGCTTTCCGGTCAGATACCGGCCGGCTCGAAGCTCTACAAGATGCGCGATGGACGTCCGATCCTGCTCAAGAACCGGCTGATCTACTCGGGTGACAACATTATCGACTCCGCCCCGGGTTTTGACAGCCAGTCTAGTACCCCGATCGTTTCCATCACCCTCGACGCCCGCGGTGCGGCCATCAATCAACGTGTCACCGGCGAGAATGTCGGCAAGCGCATGGCGGTGAACTACGTCGAAATCAAATCGGACACCAAACTTGACGAACAGGGCAGGCCGGTGCTGGATGCGAACGGGCGTCCGGTGCGCGTGACCCGGCGCGTGGAAGAGGTGATTACGGCGCCCGTGATTCGCTCACAATTGGGCAAGCGCTTCCAGATCGAAGGCCTGGATTCGGTGCAAGAAGCGAATGAGCTCTCGTTGTTGCTGCGCGCCGGCGCCTTTGCCGCGCCGGTCGAGATCATCGAAGAACGCACCGTGGGTCCGAGCCTCGGCGCTGATAATATCGCCAAGGGTTTTCAGTCAATCTGGGTCGGTTTTGCGGCGATCGCGCTTTTCATGATCGTCTACTACGTCGTCTTCGGGTTCATCTCGGTGGCGGCGCTGGCCGTCAACGTCGTGTTGCTGGTGGCCTTGTTATCCATGCTCCAGGCCACGCTGACGCTGCCCGGCATGGCCGCGATCGCGCTGACCGTCGGCATGGCGATTGACGCCAACGTGCTCATCAACGAGCGCATCCGCGAGGAATTGCGCAACGGCAACACCCCGCAGGCCAGTATCTATGCCGGATACGAGCGCGCGTTTGGCACCATCTTCGATTCCAACGTCACCACGCTGATCGCCGGCCTGGCGCTGTTCCTGTTCGGCTCGGGAGCGGTGCGTGGATTCGCGGTCGTGCTGTGTCTCGGCATCATGACCTCGATGTTCAGCGCGGTGATGGTGTCGCGCGCCATGGCCAATCTGCTGTACGGCGGCCGGCGCAAGCTCGAAAAAATATCCATCGGCAACACCGCCTGGAAAGAAACCAGTCTGGCGCAGGGATAG
- the tgt gene encoding tRNA guanosine(34) transglycosylase Tgt — protein sequence MKFELLATDGAARRGRMVFERGAVETPAFMPVGTYGTVKGMTPEELREIGAEIILGNTFHLMLRPGVDVIKAHGGLHRFMHWDGPILTDSGGFQVWSLGQLRKLSEKGVLFQSPVDGTKIFLGPEESMAVQQALDADIIMIFDECTQHPATEPEARASMELSLRWAERSKVAHENHSAALFGIVQGGMYEHLRDISLTGLKQIGFDGYAIGGLSVGETKTDMFRILDHLAPQMPTDKPRYLMGVGTPEDLVEAVRRGMDMFDCVLPTRNARNGWLFTHDGAVKIKNSRHARDTGPVDALCDCYTCRNYSRAYIRHLQQANEILGARLATIHNLHYYQRLMKGLRHAISEKKLDDFIEKFYRMRRPEPPDSPEN from the coding sequence CTGAAATTCGAATTGCTGGCCACTGACGGTGCAGCCCGTCGTGGTCGTATGGTCTTTGAGCGTGGGGCGGTCGAAACGCCTGCTTTCATGCCAGTCGGCACTTACGGCACCGTTAAGGGCATGACGCCGGAGGAACTGCGCGAGATCGGTGCCGAGATTATTCTGGGCAATACCTTTCATCTCATGCTGCGGCCGGGCGTGGATGTCATCAAGGCGCACGGTGGGCTGCACCGCTTCATGCACTGGGATGGCCCCATCCTCACCGACTCGGGCGGGTTTCAGGTGTGGAGCCTGGGGCAATTGCGAAAGTTGAGCGAGAAGGGCGTGCTATTCCAGTCGCCGGTGGATGGCACGAAGATTTTTCTCGGACCGGAAGAGTCCATGGCGGTACAGCAGGCGCTCGACGCCGACATCATCATGATCTTTGACGAATGCACGCAGCATCCGGCGACCGAGCCCGAGGCACGCGCCTCGATGGAGCTGTCGTTGCGCTGGGCCGAGCGGTCGAAGGTCGCGCATGAGAATCATTCAGCTGCGCTTTTTGGCATCGTGCAGGGTGGAATGTATGAACATTTGCGGGATATTTCGCTCACCGGGCTTAAGCAAATCGGTTTTGACGGCTATGCCATCGGTGGCCTGTCCGTGGGCGAAACCAAGACCGACATGTTCCGCATTCTCGACCATCTCGCGCCGCAGATGCCGACCGACAAACCGCGCTATCTCATGGGCGTGGGCACGCCGGAAGACCTGGTCGAGGCAGTGCGCCGCGGCATGGACATGTTCGATTGCGTGCTGCCCACGCGCAACGCGCGCAATGGCTGGCTTTTCACCCATGATGGGGCGGTCAAAATCAAGAACAGTCGCCACGCCCGCGACACCGGGCCGGTGGATGCGTTGTGTGACTGTTATACTTGCCGGAATTACAGCCGTGCTTATATCCGCCATCTTCAGCAAGCCAACGAAATTCTGGGTGCCCGGCTCGCCACGATCCACAATCTGCACTATTACCAGCGTCTGATGAAGGGTTTGCGTCACGCAATAAGTGAAAAAAAGCTGGATGATTTCATCGAGAAGTTTTATCGTATGCGCCGCCCGGAACCCCCGGACAGTCCTGAAAACTGA
- the secF gene encoding protein translocase subunit SecF translates to MEFFKIKKDIPFMRYALVFNVISAVTFVLAVFFLISKGLNFGVDFTGGTVMEVSYTQPANVPQIRDALTKLGFPDAAVQNFGTARDVLIRLPLKKDTSSANLSETVITSLRQTDPAVELRRVEFVGPQIGSELVENGALALLFVSIGIVLYLWFRFEWKFGIAAIIANLHDIVIILGCFALFQWDFSLPVLAAVLAILGYSVNESVVVFDRVRENFRKLRKSNTIQIIDNAITRTISRTIITHGSTQMAVLAMLFFGGEALHYFALALTIGILFGIYSSVLVASPIVMWLGVSREDLMPSKKDTIEDGRP, encoded by the coding sequence ATGGAATTCTTCAAGATCAAAAAAGACATCCCCTTCATGCGCTACGCGCTGGTGTTCAACGTGATTTCGGCCGTCACGTTTGTCCTCGCGGTGTTCTTCCTGATTAGCAAGGGACTGAATTTTGGCGTCGATTTCACCGGTGGCACGGTGATGGAGGTTAGCTACACTCAGCCGGCCAATGTCCCCCAGATACGGGATGCGCTCACCAAACTCGGCTTTCCGGACGCCGCCGTGCAGAATTTTGGCACCGCGCGCGATGTCCTGATTCGCCTGCCGTTGAAAAAAGATACGTCCAGCGCCAATCTTTCCGAGACCGTCATAACGTCCCTGCGTCAGACGGACCCCGCTGTCGAGCTGCGACGCGTGGAATTTGTCGGCCCCCAGATCGGAAGCGAACTGGTGGAAAACGGCGCGCTGGCGCTGTTGTTCGTGTCCATCGGTATCGTGCTCTACCTCTGGTTCCGGTTCGAATGGAAATTCGGCATAGCGGCGATCATCGCCAACCTGCATGACATCGTGATCATTCTGGGTTGCTTTGCGTTGTTCCAGTGGGATTTCTCGCTGCCGGTGCTGGCGGCCGTGCTCGCGATCCTGGGCTATTCGGTGAACGAGTCGGTGGTGGTGTTTGATCGCGTGCGGGAAAATTTTCGCAAGTTGCGCAAGAGTAATACGATCCAGATCATTGACAACGCCATTACACGCACTATCTCCCGCACCATCATCACACACGGCAGCACCCAGATGGCCGTGCTCGCGATGTTGTTTTTCGGCGGCGAGGCGCTCCACTATTTTGCTTTGGCGCTGACCATCGGCATCCTGTTCGGGATATATTCCTCGGTACTGGTGGCGAGCCCCATCGTCATGTGGCTGGGTGTTTCGCGCGAAGACCTGATGCCGTCCAAGAAAGACACGATTGAGGACGGACGTCCTTAA